One Campylobacter lari DNA segment encodes these proteins:
- the nuoI gene encoding NADH-quinone oxidoreductase subunit NuoI: protein MKKGYFKVDFERKNPQNAYEKFIQVIKRSLNTELFVGLFVVLREMFKKNNSATIKYPMEKVALDNRYRAVHRLMRFIESENECCIGCGLCEKICISNCIRMETSLSEDGRKKVENYSINLGRCIYCGFCADVCPELAIVHGKEYENAAEQRSYFGQKQDFLTPIDELKNQVVFEGSGSLRKDADDLVKKTPNYYEIDLQRQQDTPKEENV from the coding sequence ATGAAAAAAGGTTATTTTAAGGTAGATTTTGAGCGTAAAAATCCTCAAAATGCTTATGAAAAATTCATACAAGTAATCAAGCGTTCTTTAAATACAGAACTTTTTGTAGGTTTATTTGTCGTATTAAGAGAAATGTTTAAAAAGAATAATAGCGCAACGATTAAATATCCTATGGAAAAAGTTGCTTTAGATAATCGTTACCGTGCGGTACATCGTTTGATGCGTTTTATTGAAAGTGAAAATGAATGTTGTATTGGTTGTGGCTTGTGCGAAAAAATTTGCATTAGTAATTGCATAAGAATGGAAACAAGCTTAAGTGAAGATGGACGTAAAAAGGTTGAAAATTATAGTATTAATTTAGGGCGTTGTATTTATTGTGGCTTTTGTGCTGATGTTTGTCCTGAACTTGCTATTGTGCATGGCAAAGAGTATGAAAATGCAGCAGAGCAAAGATCGTATTTTGGTCAAAAGCAAGATTTTTTAACCCCTATTGATGAGCTTAAAAATCAAGTAGTATTTGAAGGAAGTGGTAGTTTAAGAAAAGATGCTGATGATTTAGTAAAGAAAACTCCAAATTATTATGAGATAGATTTACAAAGACAGCAAGATACCCCAAAGGAAGAAAATGTTTGA
- a CDS encoding NADH-quinone oxidoreductase subunit J, with translation MFETIAFCLLSVLVLGFFLISVLSTSVLYAISSLAAAMVFLSGFYFLLNAEFIGAIQIIVYSGAILGLYSFAMMFFDASIKVKESLKGKRIFIFAVIFSAILLISIIMGYSFGLNEANEIYGLDSTQQIGFALFTKYMLAFEFMAILLLIALICAIALTQKNIKKDEQ, from the coding sequence ATGTTTGAAACGATAGCTTTTTGTTTATTAAGTGTTTTAGTATTGGGATTTTTTTTAATTAGTGTTTTAAGTACTAGCGTGCTTTATGCTATTAGTTCTTTGGCAGCAGCTATGGTTTTTTTAAGCGGATTTTATTTTTTACTTAATGCTGAATTTATTGGGGCGATTCAAATTATCGTTTATAGTGGGGCTATTTTAGGTCTTTATAGTTTTGCTATGATGTTTTTTGATGCTTCGATAAAAGTAAAAGAAAGTTTAAAGGGTAAAAGAATATTTATTTTCGCTGTGATTTTTAGCGCAATTTTGCTAATTAGTATTATTATGGGTTATAGTTTTGGTTTAAATGAAGCTAATGAGATTTATGGTCTTGATTCAACTCAGCAAATAGGTTTTGCTTTATTTACAAAATACATGCTTGCTTTTGAATTTATGGCAATTTTGCTCTTAATAGCTTTAATTTGCGCTATAGCACTTACTCAAAAAAATATAAAAAAGGATGAGCAATGA
- the nuoK gene encoding NADH-quinone oxidoreductase subunit NuoK — MLEKYYIVAILMFIIGLIGIIKRQNLIMLFISSEILLNAANLALVTAGASHKDIEGQIFALFVMGVAACEVAVGIALCVLWYRKTGTLELSSLAEKGE, encoded by the coding sequence ATGTTAGAAAAATACTACATTGTGGCTATTTTGATGTTTATCATTGGTCTAATAGGTATTATAAAACGCCAAAATTTAATCATGCTTTTTATTTCAAGTGAAATTTTATTAAACGCTGCTAATTTGGCTTTAGTTACAGCAGGGGCTTCTCATAAAGACATAGAAGGACAAATTTTTGCTTTGTTTGTAATGGGAGTTGCAGCTTGTGAAGTAGCTGTTGGAATAGCGCTTTGTGTTTTGTGGTATAGAAAAACAGGAACACTAGAGCTGAGTTCTTTAGCTGAAAAAGGAGAATAA
- the nuoH gene encoding NADH-quinone oxidoreductase subunit NuoH codes for MSDITFFIIETIIKCVLVIAIFATLAGLATYLERKALALFHRRLGPDMVGPFGLLQVVADMIKLFTKEDIVPTYAQKVVFLIAPLIAAICAFVAIAAIPIFPEFTLFGRVIRPIIADINVALLFVIGMGGVSFYAIFLGGLASNNKWSLLGGARGLVSIISYESVAGLSLVCVVMLVGSLSLVDINNYQSEGILSWLIFKQPLAFILFVIAIFIETNRTPLCLSENETELVSGYGTEYSGLRWGMFFIGEYTAMITGAIMISLLFLGGFNDFWIIPGAIMMLLKVSFVFFWYFWARGAFPQLRPDQVMRMCYLILIPLAVLNLLISALVLVI; via the coding sequence ATGAGTGATATTACTTTTTTTATTATAGAGACAATTATCAAATGCGTGCTTGTTATAGCTATTTTTGCTACTTTAGCAGGCTTGGCAACTTATCTTGAAAGAAAGGCTTTAGCTTTATTTCATCGTCGTTTGGGACCTGATATGGTAGGTCCTTTTGGATTGCTTCAAGTAGTTGCTGATATGATTAAGCTTTTTACTAAAGAAGATATAGTGCCAACTTATGCTCAAAAAGTGGTGTTTTTAATCGCTCCATTAATCGCAGCAATTTGTGCTTTTGTGGCAATTGCAGCTATTCCTATTTTTCCTGAATTTACTTTATTTGGTAGAGTGATTCGCCCTATTATTGCTGATATTAATGTGGCCTTACTATTTGTCATAGGCATGGGCGGGGTTAGTTTTTATGCTATTTTTTTAGGAGGCTTGGCAAGTAATAATAAATGGTCATTGTTAGGTGGGGCAAGAGGGCTTGTTTCTATCATTTCTTATGAGAGTGTTGCAGGTCTTTCTTTGGTATGTGTTGTAATGCTTGTTGGTTCTTTATCTTTAGTAGATATTAATAATTATCAAAGTGAAGGCATACTTTCTTGGCTTATTTTTAAACAACCTTTGGCTTTTATTTTATTTGTAATAGCCATTTTTATAGAAACCAATAGAACTCCACTTTGTTTAAGTGAAAACGAAACTGAACTTGTTTCAGGTTATGGCACTGAATATAGTGGGCTTAGATGGGGTATGTTTTTTATTGGTGAATATACAGCCATGATCACCGGAGCGATTATGATATCGCTTTTGTTTTTAGGTGGATTTAATGATTTTTGGATTATACCAGGGGCTATTATGATGCTTTTGAAAGTGTCTTTTGTGTTCTTTTGGTATTTTTGGGCTAGAGGGGCTTTTCCGCAACTGCGTCCTGATCAAGTAATGAGAATGTGTTATTTGATTTTAATTCCTTTAGCGGTTTTAAATTTATTAATTAGTGCTTTAGTGCTTGTGATATAG
- the nuoL gene encoding NADH-quinone oxidoreductase subunit L produces MQNLALIALFSPLVSAIILGIFAFSAKKIILGYLASLFIAFSAFASIVLLNNGAHFNFELGTWISLVDVSFGFKIDSITLIMMNVVSIVATFVHLYSIFYMEHDEGFNRYFSYLGLFVFSMMFLIMSDNFLGLFIGWEGVGLCSWLLIGFWYHNEKYTFAANEAFIMNRIADLALLLGIFLIYIEFNSLKYDEFFALLSLGCANNAILILIAILLFIGAMGKSAQFPFHTWLADAMAGPTPVSALIHAATMVTAGVYLVIRAGELYLQVPEVGYFIAILGAFVALFAASMAMVAKDLKRIIAYSTLSQLGYMFVAAGLGAYAIALFHLATHAFFKSLLFLGAGNVMHAMNDKLDISKMGGLYKSMRFSAILMLIGSLALAGIYPFAGFFSKDLILGFSFISHHHGIFLALLIAAFMTAFYSFRLLMLVFFTPKRHEEHPHEASKIALLAMSPLALLAIIAGFFEHSFMEFVSKNLAFIDGQNSLVMALASVAAVLGMLLAIIAYWKNWFKPSLSKTSIYRLLFNEYYIPRFYHQFIVSKYALFCEFLRKSDKEILDTLVDSVAFFLRSFARVLSVGKDYSLVLRIAVLAFVCLFCLALAV; encoded by the coding sequence ATGCAAAATTTAGCTTTAATTGCGCTTTTTTCTCCTTTGGTTTCGGCTATTATTTTAGGTATTTTTGCTTTTAGCGCTAAGAAAATTATTTTAGGTTATTTGGCTTCTTTGTTTATAGCTTTTTCAGCATTTGCTTCAATTGTTTTATTAAACAATGGAGCGCATTTTAATTTTGAACTTGGCACTTGGATCTCTTTAGTAGATGTTAGTTTTGGTTTCAAAATAGACTCTATTACTTTAATTATGATGAATGTAGTAAGTATAGTTGCTACTTTTGTGCATTTATATAGTATATTTTACATGGAGCATGATGAAGGGTTTAATCGCTATTTTAGTTATTTAGGACTTTTTGTTTTTTCTATGATGTTTTTGATTATGAGCGATAATTTCCTAGGGCTTTTCATAGGTTGGGAAGGTGTTGGACTTTGTTCATGGCTTTTGATAGGTTTTTGGTATCATAATGAAAAATACACCTTTGCTGCTAATGAAGCATTTATTATGAATAGAATTGCAGATTTAGCTTTGCTTTTAGGAATTTTCTTAATTTATATAGAGTTCAATTCTTTGAAATATGATGAATTTTTTGCACTTTTATCTTTAGGTTGCGCTAATAATGCTATTTTGATATTAATAGCAATTTTGCTTTTTATAGGTGCTATGGGTAAATCAGCACAATTTCCTTTCCACACTTGGCTTGCTGATGCCATGGCAGGACCTACACCAGTTTCAGCACTAATCCATGCTGCAACTATGGTTACTGCAGGGGTTTATTTGGTAATTCGTGCAGGAGAGCTTTATTTGCAAGTTCCTGAAGTAGGGTATTTTATTGCTATACTTGGAGCTTTTGTAGCACTTTTTGCCGCTTCTATGGCTATGGTAGCTAAAGATTTAAAAAGAATTATTGCTTATTCAACGCTTTCTCAGCTTGGTTATATGTTTGTAGCAGCAGGTCTTGGAGCTTATGCCATAGCTTTATTTCATCTAGCAACCCATGCATTTTTTAAATCTTTACTATTCTTAGGTGCGGGTAATGTTATGCATGCGATGAATGATAAACTTGATATTAGCAAGATGGGTGGGCTTTATAAAAGTATGCGTTTTAGCGCTATTTTAATGCTTATAGGCTCTTTGGCTTTGGCAGGAATTTATCCTTTTGCAGGATTTTTCTCTAAAGATTTAATTTTAGGATTTTCTTTTATAAGTCATCACCATGGAATTTTTTTAGCGCTTTTAATAGCAGCTTTTATGACAGCTTTTTATAGTTTTAGACTTTTAATGCTTGTATTTTTTACTCCAAAAAGACATGAAGAACATCCTCACGAAGCTAGTAAGATAGCTTTGCTTGCGATGAGTCCTTTGGCTTTACTTGCTATTATTGCAGGATTTTTTGAGCATAGCTTTATGGAGTTTGTAAGTAAAAATTTAGCTTTTATTGACGGACAAAATTCTTTAGTTATGGCACTTGCAAGTGTTGCTGCGGTGCTTGGAATGCTTTTGGCTATTATAGCTTATTGGAAAAATTGGTTTAAACCATCACTTTCTAAAACAAGCATTTATAGACTTTTGTTTAATGAATATTATATACCAAGATTTTATCATCAATTTATTGTTAGTAAATATGCTTTATTTTGTGAATTTTTAAGAAAAAGCGATAAAGAAATTTTAGATACTTTGGTAGATAGTGTTGCATTTTTCCTTAGAAGCTTTGCTAGAGTGCTTAGTGTGGGCAAGGATTATTCTTTGGTTTTAAGAATTGCAGTGTTGGCTTTTGTGTGTTTATTTTGTTTAGCGTTGGCGGTGTAG